From the genome of Populus alba chromosome 10, ASM523922v2, whole genome shotgun sequence, one region includes:
- the LOC118059960 gene encoding MLO-like protein 6 translates to MASETKAQSLEQTPTWAVAVVCFVLVAISIVIEHLIHVLEKWLKKKHKPALVEALEKVKAELMLMGFISLLLTILQGPISDICIPENIAATWHPCSKSQEKKKVSESDDSDNSRRRLLQFLGSGESHRRVLASKYDKCADKGKVALVSSYGIHQLHIFIFVLAVVHVLYCIITYFLGRTKMRKWKAWEDETKTLEYQYNNDPERFRFARETSFGRRHLQLWSKSSILLWIVCFFRQFLGSVTKVDYMTLRHGFIMAHLAPGSETRFNFQKYISRSLDEDFKVVVGISPIIWFTAVLFLLTNTHRWNSHFWLPFIPLIIILLIGAKLQVIITQMGLGIQEKGDVVKGALVVIPGDDLFWFGRPRFLLFLIHLVLFQNAFQIAFFIWSVYEFTINSCYHAHTEAIVIRITLGVVIQIVCSYVTLPLYALVTQMGSSMRPTVFNDRVAAALKNWHHTAKKQSKHGKNSESHTPMSSRPQTPAYGMSPVHLLHNFRGSTAPDSFQNSPRHSYYDNNDQWDPEANSVHDHELNEPVHHGSPDVRDQVQVIETQDPNPVQLPPGPGPIHPQQHEINVGSARDFTFSK, encoded by the exons ATGGCTTCAGAAACCAAAGCACAGTCTCTTGAGCAGACACCTACATGGGCTGTTGCTGTGGTCTGCTTCGTGTTGGTTGCCATTTCAATCGTCATCGAGCATCTAATTCATGTTCTAGAAAAG tggttgaagaaaaaacacaagccAGCTTTAGTTGAAGCACTTGAAAAAGTTAAAGCAG agCTCATGCTTATGGGATTCATATCCTTGCTCCTAACAATATTACAAGGACCAATCTCTGATATTTGCATTCCGGAGAATATAGCAGCCACCTGGCATCCTTGCAGTAAGAGccaggagaaaaaaaaggtgtCAGAGTCCGATGATTCTGATAACTCTCGTCGAAGGCTCCTTCAGTTCTTGGGCTCCGGTGAAAGTCATAGACGTGTTTTAGCATCAAAATATGACAAATGTGCTGACAAG GGAAAAGTTGCCCTTGTATCATCATATGGTATccaccaactccatattttcaTCTTCGTACTAGCAGTTGTTCACGTGCTCTATTGCATAATTACCTATTTCCTAGGCAGAACCAAG ATGAGAAAGTGGAAGGCATGGGAGGATGAAACAAAAACCCTTGAGTACCAATACAATAATG ATCCAGAGAGGTTTAGGTTTGCAAGAGAGACATCATTTGGAAGGAGGCATCTGCAACTGTGGAGCAAGTCATCGATTCTCCTTTGGATT GTGTGTTTCTTCAGACAGTTTCTTGGATCAGTTACCAAGGTTGATTATATGACATTGAGACATGGATTTATCATG GCACATTTGGCCCCTGGAAGTGAAACAAGATTTAACTTCCAAAAGTACATCAGCAGATCACTTGATGAGGATTTTAAAGTTGTGGTGGGGATCAG TCCGATAATATGGTTCACTGCAGTGTTGTTCCTGTTGACTAATACACATC GATGGAACTCTCATTTTTGGCTACCGTTTATCCCTTTAATT ATAATTTTACTGATAGGAGCAAAGCTACAAGTGATCATAACTCAAATGGGGCTAGGGATTCAAGAGAAAGGAGATGTGGTTAAGGGTGCTCTCGTGGTTATACCAGGCGATGACCTTTTCTGGTTTGGACGCCCACGATTCCTTCTCTTTCTCATTCACTTAGTTCTCTTTCAG AACGCATTTCAGATTGCTTTCTTCATATGGAGTGTG TATGAATTCACAATAAACTCCTGCTACCATGCTCACACTGAGGCTATTGTCATCAGGATCACATTGGG GGTCGTCATACAGATAGTATGCAGTTATGTGACTCTGCCTCTTTATGCCTTAGTGACACAG ATGGGTTCTAGCATGAGACCAACCGTGTTTAACGACCGAGTGGCAGCAGCACTCAAAAACTGGCACCATACAGCCAAAAAGCAAAGTAAACATGGCAAGAACTCGGAGTCTCACACACCAATGTCAAGCAGACCACAAACTCCCGCTTATGGCATGTCGCCTGTTCATCTCTTGCACAACTTCCGCGGCAGCACTGCTCCTGATAGTTTCCAGAATTCTCCAAGGCATTCTTATTACGACAACAATGATCAATGGGATCCTGAAGCAAATTCTGTACACGATCATGAACTCAATGAGCCTGTACACCATGGAAGTCCTGATGTCAGGGACCAAGTCCAGGTCATAGAAACTCAAGATCCAAACCCGGTCCAATTGCCTCCAGGGCCAGGCCCCATCCATCCTCAGCAGCATGAAATTAACGTTGGCAGTGCTCGTGATTTCACATTTAGTAAGTGA
- the LOC118059962 gene encoding uncharacterized protein, which translates to MEVRPNETVDNSTQYRRHVPATPSKQPVVPPNTVETTSVSQRLQKELMSLMMIGGDLGVSAFPEGESIFAWIGTIAGGEGTAYEGLSYKLSLRFPLDYPFKPPQIKFETMCFHPNVDQFGNICLDILQDKWSSAYDCRTILLSIQSLLGEPNPDSPLNSYAAELWSNKEDYRRKVHKQYYAGEAFES; encoded by the exons ATGGAGGTTAGGCCAAATGAGACGGTCGATAACTCGACGCAGTATCGGCGACATGTACCAGCAACTCCTTCGAAGCAACCTGTTGTTCCTCCTAACACAGTTGAGACCACCTCCGTTTCTCAGAG gTTACAGAAGGAATTAATGTCTCTCATG ATGATTGGAGGAGATCTTGGAGTGTCAGCTTTTCCTGAAGGCGAGAGCATCTTTGCATGGATTGGTACAATTGCGGGTGGAGAGGGAACTGCCTATGAGGGATTATCGTACAAGCTCTCTCTACGTTTTCCTCTAGATTACCCTTTCAAACCTCCCCAGATCAAATTTGAGACGATGTGCTTCCATCCAAATGTTGATCAATTTGGGAACATATGCCTTGATATTCTCCAG GATAAGTGGTCTTCAGCTTATGATTGCAGAACCATTCTTTTATCCATTCAAAGTCTCCTGGGAG AGCCCAACCCGGATAGTCCCTTGAACAGCTATGCTGCCGAACTCTGGAGTAACAAGGAAG ATTACAGAAGGAAGGTCCACAAACAGTATTATGCTGGAGAAGCATTTGAGAGCTGA
- the LOC118059961 gene encoding uncharacterized protein codes for MGHRQMFNTSQFFEMEQDWSRGHPAAGQSHVHMGRAVSQENGSFSHPINPTSIDGPSCASRNLENRALEHSSTYFRSEGPQVPAPLSAPRHDVFPHCPAGGSFYPPPELDATHVHSNHHNRHGIHEVEGGLLDHTMSAGRGPFKRKSPGVPTSWERGGTSSMYSAGSSSNSFELHHEKPTSDYRNYFSESSGLPPYMGSSLSIGGEDPPRNVRSRSRLDLEPHPRRTHSSSYTSHPFSSTSHLRNHPGPVDVANLNADRTAYEQNQIGVPPPAHGRFHTSENNSLSHEMNQHYAGGNPTDIRRYNHDSILSRNPIAPPRHLHGFHAQASREGQNSYSRRAIPTRRADINSSHFRQEAAAAENGQHFLSETHSSRYPRPLLSGGWHSNHREGRSRISIERFQSLSNVVDVRDRMGSEALMMLDHSYLYGSRNLLDQYRDMRLDVDSMSYEELLALGERIGNVNTGLPEDVFSKCLVETRCHSSDKAQEETSCAICLEEYKSMDKVGIIRNCGHVYHVDCIKKWLSMKNMCPICKAPAVADGSNKE; via the exons ATGGGACATAGACAAATGTTCAACACTTCTCAATTCTTCGAGATGGAGCAGGATTGGAGCCGTGGCCACCCAGCTGCTGGACAGTCCCATGTTCATatgg GAAGGGCTGTTTCTCAAGAAAATGGTTCCTTTTCTCATCCTATCAATCCTACTTCAATAGATGGACCCAGCTGTGCCTCGCGGAACCTGGAAAACAGAGCTCTTGAGCATTCCTCTACATATTTCAGGTCAGAAGGTCCGCAAGTTCCCGCTCCCCTTTCTGCCCCCCGACATGATGTATTCCCACACTGTCCAGCTGGTGGAAGTTTTTACCCTCCTCCAGAGCTTGATGCTACCCATGTTCATTCTAATCACCACAACAGGCATGGTATCCATGAAGTTGAGGGTGGTCTCCTTGATCATACAATGAGTGCTGGAAGAGGGCCATTCAAAAGAAAAAGCCCTGGTGTTCCTACCTCGTGGGAAAGAGGTGGCACCAGCAGTATGTACAGTGCAGGAAGTTCCTCCAATTCTTTTGAACTTCACCATGAGAAACCAACTTCAGATTATAGAAATTACTTTTCAGAATCCTCTGGTTTACCTCCCTATATGGGTAGCAGCCTGTCAATTGGGGGTGAAGATCCTCCAAGGAATGTGAGAAGCAGATCTAGACTTGATTTGGAGCCCCACCCAAGGAGAACCCATTCATCAAGTTACACGTCCCATCCTTTTTCTTCAACATCTCATCTCCGAAACCATCCAGGGCCAGTGGATGTTGCTAACTTAAATGCTGACAGAACTGCTTATGAGCAGAACCAAATTGGTGTTCCACCTCCTGCACATGGGAGGTTTCATACTTCGG AAAATAATTCCTTGAGCCATGAGATGAATCAGCATTATGCTGGAGGGAACCCTACTGATATTCGTCGGTACAACCATGATTCCATCTTAAGCAGAAATCCCATTGCACCGCCACGACATCTTCATGGTTTTCATGCCCAGGCTTCAAGGGAGGGTCAGAACAGTTATTCTCGAAGAGCTATACCTACACGTCGGGCTGATATAAACTCCTCTCATTTCAGACaagaagctgctgctgctgaaaaTGGTCAGCATTTTCTTTCAGAAACCCATAGTTCCAGATATCCAAGACCACTTTTGTCTGGAGGTTGGCACAGCAATCATAGAGAAGGAAGGTCAAGGATATCAATTGAGAGATTCCAGTCACTTTCAAATGTGGTGGATGTGCGTGATAGAATGGGATCTGAG GCTCTTATGATGTTAGATCACTCATATTTATATGGCTCCAGAAATTTATTAGATCAATACAGGGACATGAGACTGGATGTTGACAGCATGAGTTATGAG GAACTACTTGCCCTAGGAGAAAGGATAGGGAATGTCAACACAGGATTGCCTGAAGATGTGTTTTCAAAGTGCTTGGTGGAGACAAGATGCCATTCTTCAGACAAAGCCCAGGAAGAAACATCCTGTGCTATCTGCCTT GAAGAGTACAAGAGCATGGATAAAGTTGGAATCATAAGGAACTGTGGACATGTTTATCACGTCGACTGCATCAAGAAGTGGTTGTCAATGAAGAATATGTGCCCCATCTGCAAAGCACCTGCTGTTGCTGATGGTTCGAACAAGGAATGA
- the LOC118059964 gene encoding rhomboid-like protein 19, whose amino-acid sequence MSSPPILGGASLFTGFTRLCKGLAVVLVAAHIVVQIFPSAVNYLALIPARTIPFAWNLLTAGYIEQSIYGVVASTLCLLIMGKLLEPVWGSKEFLKFIFIVNFLISVCVFITAISLYYITRQENYLYMPISGFQGILAGFLVGTKQIIPDQELSLLRLKAKWFPSLMLLIAIVISFFTAESAKYLPTIIFGTYMSWIYLRYFHRKPETKLRGDPSDDFAFSSFFPDFLRPVIDPIASIFHRMLCGRFETSIEAHGYTLGGAPLPGSDPIEASRRRERGARALEERLAAERLATARSAEELKKDASENV is encoded by the exons ATGAGCTCTCCACCCATTCTCGGA GGCGCGAGCTTGTTTACAGGATTCACGAGGCTATGCAAAGGTCTCGCGGTGGTTCTCGTCGCTGCTCACATTGTTGTTCAGATTTTCCCCTCCGCTGTTAACTATCTTGCTCTTATTCCTGCCAG GACGATTCCTTTTGCATGGAACCTCTTAACAGCTGGTTACATTGAACAATCAATATATGGA GTGGTTGCAAGCACTTTATGCCTCCTCATCATGGGAAAGCTTCTTGAGCCAGTATGGGGTTCTAAAGAGTTCTTAAAGTTCATTTTCATAGTCAACTTTCTTATCTCTGTCTGCGTTTTCATTACCGCTATTAGCCTGTACTACATAACAAGGCAGGAAAATTACCT TTATATGCCGATTTCTGGCTTCCAAGGGATCCTGGCAGGTTTCTTGGTTGGTACCAAGCAAATTATACCTGACCAAGAGCTGTCTCTATTGAGATTAAAGGCAAAG TGGTTTCCGTCTCTTATGCTCTTGATAGCTATTGTTATAAGCTTCTTTACTGCAGAGTCAGCAAAATATCTTCCAACCATAATATTTGGCACTTATATGAGCTGGATTTACTTGAGATACTTTCATAGGAAACCAGAAACAAAACTAAGGGGTGATCCAAgtgatgattttgcattctCATCCTTCTTCCCTGACTTCCTCAG GCCAGTCATTGATCCTATTGCATCAATATTCCATCGGATGCTTTGTGGTAGATTCGAAACTTCTATTGAAGCCCATGGTTACACCTTGGGAGGTGCTCCATTGCCTGGTTCTGATCCCATCGAGGCGTCTAGAAGGAG AGAAAGAGGAGCTAGAGCACTGGAAGAGAGATTGGCAGCTGAGAGGTTGGCCACTGCACGGAGTGCTGAAGAGTTGAAAAAGGATGCCTCAGAGAATGTTTGA